One Psychrosphaera aestuarii DNA window includes the following coding sequences:
- the lptE gene encoding LPS assembly lipoprotein LptE, whose amino-acid sequence MKLKLFVTVLLITLVASCGFKLKGQYYLPDSLKSIYVSSEKRFSPLRTQVIKRLTQNQVTILQNFDKTKAELKILPESFQRRTLSLFPNGQVAEYELIYIANYQVTLPNQQPKSFSVELSREFQDDPNNALAKERERALILSELRVIASDRLMAQLIMIK is encoded by the coding sequence ATGAAACTCAAGCTTTTTGTTACCGTACTTTTAATCACTCTAGTAGCATCTTGTGGCTTTAAATTAAAAGGTCAGTACTATTTACCAGACTCATTAAAGTCGATTTATGTAAGCTCGGAAAAACGCTTTAGTCCATTGCGTACGCAGGTAATAAAACGCCTGACACAAAACCAAGTCACCATTTTGCAAAACTTTGATAAAACTAAAGCAGAGCTAAAGATTCTTCCAGAATCATTTCAGCGTCGTACGTTGTCTCTTTTCCCCAACGGTCAAGTTGCGGAATACGAACTAATATACATAGCCAATTATCAAGTTACCCTTCCAAATCAACAGCCAAAGTCTTTTAGTGTTGAATTAAGTCGAGAATTTCAAGATGATCCAAATAACGCGTTAGCTAAAGAAAGAGAGCGTGCACTGATATTGTCAGAGCTAAGAGTCATCGCGAGCGATCGACTAATGGCTCAACTAATAATGATCAAATAG
- the holA gene encoding DNA polymerase III subunit delta, protein MKIYANQLPAELNKGLANCYLIFGDEPFQVNEARDLIKSKAKQQGIDEFIRLSDDEQFDWEDLQQHCQAMSLFSSTKLIELELSSNKIGKVGSDTLKQIASTLTSDTVLVIFGGKLEAAQTKSAWFKAVSQNGVFIPIYEIDGPHLQRWLKQQLLNRNLNLTPDAQAFLISFTSGNLLACAQELDKLKLSHPNSPTLTLELIQGQVADQSRYTVFQLTDALWENKPDRCLSILGRLKLEEFEPNIILWSLNKDISLILLLQNALKFNESTSAIFDSHRVWKNKQALYTRVAQSINPELLKQAMKQLSELDQALKFHTVDCPYTLFAHICLLVSGYQELATFPLPFEINIA, encoded by the coding sequence TTGAAGATTTATGCCAACCAACTTCCAGCTGAATTAAACAAAGGCTTAGCGAATTGCTATCTAATTTTTGGAGATGAGCCTTTTCAGGTTAACGAAGCACGTGACTTAATTAAATCTAAAGCCAAACAGCAAGGTATTGATGAATTCATTCGGCTCTCGGACGATGAACAATTTGACTGGGAAGATCTACAACAACATTGCCAAGCAATGTCGCTGTTCTCATCAACAAAATTGATCGAGTTAGAGTTGTCATCAAATAAAATAGGTAAAGTCGGCTCAGACACGTTAAAGCAAATTGCGTCTACACTAACTAGTGACACAGTTCTGGTCATTTTTGGCGGTAAACTGGAAGCGGCACAAACTAAATCAGCGTGGTTTAAAGCAGTATCTCAAAATGGCGTGTTTATACCTATTTATGAAATTGATGGACCCCACTTGCAGCGCTGGCTTAAACAGCAATTACTAAATAGAAACCTCAATTTAACGCCTGATGCGCAAGCATTTCTTATTAGCTTTACTTCAGGAAACTTATTAGCCTGTGCACAAGAGCTCGATAAACTTAAATTATCACACCCAAACTCGCCGACTTTAACGCTAGAACTGATACAGGGGCAAGTCGCGGATCAATCAAGGTATACCGTTTTTCAACTGACCGATGCATTATGGGAAAACAAGCCGGATCGATGTCTATCAATTTTAGGCCGATTAAAACTTGAGGAGTTTGAGCCGAATATCATTTTATGGTCATTAAACAAAGATATTAGCTTAATTTTATTACTGCAAAATGCGCTTAAATTTAACGAAAGTACGTCTGCTATTTTTGACAGTCATCGTGTTTGGAAAAACAAGCAGGCTTTATATACACGAGTTGCGCAGTCAATAAACCCAGAACTTCTTAAGCAAGCTATGAAACAATTATCAGAGTTAGACCAAGCATTGAAGTTTCACACTGTAGACTGTCCGTACACGCTGTTTGCCCATATTTGCTTACTTGTAAGCGGTTACCAAGAGTTAGCAACTTTTCCTTTGCCTTTTGAAATAAACATAGCCTAA
- the nadD gene encoding nicotinate (nicotinamide) nucleotide adenylyltransferase, whose amino-acid sequence MNNKPLVVLYGGTFNPIHFGHLKPVASLSKFFDIKELIYIPCHIPPHKDKPALSAFHRLEMTKLAVREFSFAFSTGVSDYELNRSEASYSLTTIDYFIDKYVHEELAFLVGLDSLLNFTSWFKWQEILKKVHLIVMTRPGYQIETASLAPELQGQLGKRIHLVETDNVDISSTEIRKSFSTKLNDFSASPELNDLLPSSIIEYIKKHELCF is encoded by the coding sequence ATGAATAACAAACCTCTCGTTGTTTTATATGGCGGCACATTCAATCCAATACATTTTGGCCATTTGAAACCTGTTGCAAGTCTTTCTAAATTTTTTGATATCAAAGAGCTAATTTATATCCCTTGTCATATTCCACCGCACAAAGATAAACCGGCTTTGTCTGCTTTTCATCGACTAGAGATGACTAAATTAGCAGTACGAGAATTTAGTTTTGCGTTTTCTACTGGAGTGAGTGATTACGAATTAAATCGTTCAGAAGCTTCTTATTCGTTGACTACAATAGACTACTTTATTGATAAATACGTACACGAAGAGTTAGCTTTTTTAGTCGGGCTTGATTCATTATTGAATTTTACTAGCTGGTTTAAGTGGCAAGAAATTTTAAAGAAAGTACACCTTATCGTAATGACACGACCAGGCTACCAAATTGAAACGGCTTCATTAGCGCCAGAACTTCAAGGACAGCTAGGCAAACGTATACATCTTGTCGAAACCGACAATGTCGATATATCTTCAACAGAAATTAGAAAAAGCTTTAGTACAAAACTAAATGATTTTAGTGCATCCCCTGAACTAAATGACCTACTTCCTAGTTCAATTATTGAGTATATAAAAAAGCATGAATTGTGTTTTTAA
- a CDS encoding DUF3301 domain-containing protein, whose product MFDLQTVWLLMFVGGIFALFWQSRKVAERARLAGSQYCKTHHLQLLSIAMADWNISFSKGLKVVMTFDLNYSADGLTSKKGEIKIVNGKVEQISHWS is encoded by the coding sequence GTGTTTGATTTACAGACTGTTTGGTTATTGATGTTTGTAGGTGGTATTTTTGCTTTGTTTTGGCAGAGCCGTAAAGTGGCAGAGCGCGCTCGTTTAGCGGGTTCTCAGTATTGTAAAACGCATCATTTACAATTGTTATCGATTGCTATGGCCGATTGGAATATATCATTTTCCAAAGGCTTGAAAGTCGTGATGACTTTTGATCTTAATTACAGTGCGGATGGATTAACGTCAAAAAAGGGCGAGATTAAAATTGTTAATGGTAAGGTAGAACAGATTAGCCACTGGTCTTAG
- the serS gene encoding serine--tRNA ligase encodes MLDPKFLRNDIQETATRLATRGFELDVARLEALESRRKDLQTATQELQNERNAKSKNIGQAKARGEDIQPLLDSVADLGDKLDAAKSELQSLLNEIDAIALTVPNLPSEDVPNGKSEDENVEVLKWGEPKAFDFEPKDHVDLGESLGNGLDFAMGTKLSGARFTVMRGKIARLNRALSQFMLDQHTEQHGYIEAYVPYLVNNESLQGTGQLPKFADDLFHTQPLTGQSDNLDEQDARKLSLIPTAEVPLTNFARDVIYDESELPVKLTAHTPCFRSEAGSYGRDTRGLIRQHQFDKVELVQIVKPEDSAQALEELTGHAETILQKLELPYRKVVLCTGDMGFGATKTYDLEVWLPAQNTYREISSCSSMGDFQARRMQARYRAKGAKKPELVHTLNGSGLAVGRTLVAILENYQNEDGSITVPAALVPYMAGITKIG; translated from the coding sequence ATGTTAGATCCTAAGTTTCTCAGAAATGACATTCAAGAAACCGCAACTCGTTTAGCTACTCGTGGTTTTGAACTTGATGTTGCACGTTTAGAAGCACTAGAAAGCCGTCGTAAAGATCTTCAAACGGCAACACAAGAATTGCAAAATGAGCGAAATGCAAAATCTAAAAATATTGGTCAAGCAAAAGCTCGTGGTGAAGATATCCAACCACTATTAGATAGTGTTGCCGACTTAGGCGATAAACTTGATGCGGCGAAGTCAGAATTACAAAGTCTGTTAAATGAAATTGATGCGATTGCGTTAACGGTACCAAACTTACCGTCAGAGGATGTACCAAATGGTAAGTCTGAAGATGAGAATGTAGAGGTTCTTAAGTGGGGTGAGCCAAAGGCCTTTGACTTTGAACCAAAAGATCACGTTGATTTAGGCGAGTCGTTGGGTAACGGTTTAGACTTTGCAATGGGTACAAAATTAAGTGGTGCCCGATTTACAGTAATGCGTGGCAAAATTGCACGGTTGAATCGCGCATTGTCTCAATTCATGTTAGATCAGCATACTGAGCAACATGGTTACATAGAAGCTTATGTTCCTTATTTAGTGAATAATGAGAGTCTTCAAGGCACAGGTCAATTACCAAAGTTTGCCGATGATTTATTTCATACTCAGCCATTAACCGGCCAGTCTGATAATTTGGACGAGCAAGATGCACGTAAATTATCATTAATACCTACAGCAGAAGTACCGTTAACAAACTTCGCGAGAGATGTAATCTATGATGAGTCTGAATTACCAGTTAAATTAACAGCTCATACACCATGTTTCCGTTCTGAAGCCGGCTCGTATGGCCGTGATACTCGCGGTTTAATTCGTCAGCACCAGTTTGATAAGGTAGAGTTGGTTCAAATTGTAAAACCTGAAGATTCGGCGCAAGCATTAGAAGAGTTAACCGGACACGCTGAAACAATTCTACAGAAGTTAGAATTACCGTATCGTAAGGTTGTACTTTGTACGGGCGATATGGGCTTTGGCGCCACTAAGACTTACGATTTGGAAGTATGGTTACCGGCACAAAATACTTATCGTGAAATTTCATCTTGCAGCAGCATGGGCGACTTCCAAGCAAGACGTATGCAAGCACGTTATCGCGCTAAAGGTGCTAAAAAACCAGAGCTTGTTCATACATTGAACGGTTCAGGTTTAGCGGTTGGTCGTACTTTAGTAGCTATCTTAGAGAACTACCAAAATGAAGATGGTAGTATTACAGTTCCTGCGGCATTAGTGCCGTACATGGCTGGTATTACTAAGATTGGCTAG
- the crcB gene encoding fluoride efflux transporter CrcB — MHNVLFVALGGAIGASLRYGINGLVMSWMGKGFPYGTLTVNVIGSFFLGLLFSLIEHGIVSDIAWRSFLSIGLFGAFTTFSTFSLDSLLLLQQGFWQKALLNIVLNVFICIAAAYLGMQLVSSK; from the coding sequence ATGCATAATGTTTTATTTGTAGCCTTAGGAGGCGCCATAGGCGCTTCATTGAGATATGGCATAAACGGTTTAGTAATGAGTTGGATGGGGAAGGGGTTCCCTTATGGCACTTTGACTGTAAATGTTATCGGATCATTTTTTCTTGGACTCTTATTTAGCCTAATAGAACATGGTATAGTTTCTGATATTGCTTGGCGCTCTTTTTTAAGTATTGGTTTGTTTGGAGCGTTTACAACATTCTCAACTTTTTCGTTAGACTCATTATTGCTGTTACAGCAAGGGTTCTGGCAAAAAGCACTATTAAATATAGTGCTTAATGTATTTATATGTATTGCTGCAGCCTACTTAGGCATGCAGTTAGTGTCATCAAAATAA
- a CDS encoding replication-associated recombination protein A has translation MEQSAITGNSHSPLASRLRPKQLSEYVGQQHLVSEGKALWRMIEAGHCHSMILWGPPGTGKTTLAEIIAASANADVEKLSAISAGVKDIRTTIERAEHRRQQSGKKTVLFVDEVHRFNKSQQDAFLPYIEDGTVTFIGATTENPSFELNNAILSRARVYVLKQIEPSDLEQLIDRALNDKVLGLGQFNLHITPENRKLLINLCSGDGRRLLNFLEISADLVEEDGVITAEIIEQATGNQMATFDKGGDHFYDLISAFHKSVRGSSPDGALYWYARILAGGGDPLYVARRLLAIASEDIGNADPRALQIGLNAWDVYHRVGPAEGERAIAQAAIFMATAAKSNATYVAFKAAKVLAKETGDLAVPNHLVNAPTDLMKNMGKGSDYRYAHDEPNAYAAGETYLPNELMDVELYKPTSRGLEQKIAEKLAYLKSLDNVSLNRREQD, from the coding sequence CTGGAACAAAGTGCTATTACTGGCAATAGTCACAGCCCTTTGGCGTCTCGTCTTCGTCCTAAACAACTCTCTGAGTATGTTGGTCAACAACATTTAGTATCGGAAGGCAAAGCGCTTTGGCGAATGATAGAAGCTGGACATTGCCATTCAATGATTCTTTGGGGACCGCCAGGAACCGGTAAAACGACGTTGGCAGAGATAATTGCAGCTAGCGCAAACGCCGATGTAGAAAAGTTATCAGCGATCAGTGCTGGCGTTAAAGATATTAGAACAACAATAGAGCGTGCTGAGCATAGACGTCAACAAAGTGGCAAAAAAACCGTACTTTTTGTTGATGAAGTGCATCGATTTAATAAAAGTCAGCAAGACGCGTTTTTACCATATATAGAAGATGGAACGGTTACCTTTATCGGGGCGACGACCGAAAACCCTTCATTTGAGCTGAACAATGCGATTCTTTCTCGAGCAAGAGTATACGTGTTAAAGCAGATCGAACCATCTGATTTAGAGCAGCTCATCGACCGAGCACTAAATGATAAAGTACTAGGGCTTGGTCAATTTAATCTTCACATCACACCGGAGAATAGAAAGTTACTCATTAACTTGTGTAGTGGTGATGGACGTCGACTATTAAATTTTTTGGAAATATCAGCAGATCTTGTTGAAGAAGATGGCGTTATTACAGCAGAAATAATTGAGCAAGCAACCGGCAATCAAATGGCGACTTTTGATAAAGGGGGCGACCACTTTTATGACTTAATAAGTGCGTTCCATAAATCAGTAAGAGGCTCAAGCCCAGATGGTGCCTTGTATTGGTATGCACGAATTTTAGCTGGTGGCGGAGATCCGCTTTACGTCGCCCGTCGACTTTTAGCGATCGCTTCCGAAGACATAGGCAATGCCGACCCAAGAGCCTTACAGATTGGACTCAATGCGTGGGATGTATATCATAGAGTAGGCCCAGCGGAAGGTGAACGAGCGATAGCGCAAGCTGCTATTTTTATGGCAACAGCCGCTAAAAGTAATGCCACTTATGTCGCCTTTAAAGCGGCAAAAGTATTGGCAAAAGAAACCGGCGATTTAGCCGTTCCAAATCATTTAGTAAACGCGCCAACGGATCTAATGAAAAATATGGGTAAAGGCTCTGATTATCGATATGCGCATGATGAACCTAATGCCTATGCAGCCGGAGAAACGTATCTTCCGAACGAGTTAATGGACGTCGAATTATACAAACCCACCTCACGAGGGTTAGAACAAAAGATTGCTGAAAAATTAGCTTACTTGAAGTCCCTTGATAATGTGTCATTAAATCGCAGGGAGCAAGATTAG
- the lolA gene encoding outer membrane lipoprotein chaperone LolA, with protein MIKHYALSIMIALSSYNSFAINIANDTTQSTEAKQQSASASSDASTELQQRLNFFDGYKSNFVQVVRDIDGNIIHEANGRLVFKQPGKFIWEVTAPEEELLISNGTYVWWFNPFVEQVSIFDVKQAVTQTPFALLVSKDLSIWNTFNIVKQGTDYIVTPKDESQAQVVKLKLVLDQQQLQKIIITSRSQQVSEYTLSEQSKFEPNKDMFEFEIPSGVDIDDQRQSLPTIDGNVSY; from the coding sequence ATGATTAAACATTATGCTTTATCGATAATGATTGCATTATCGAGCTACAATAGTTTTGCGATTAACATTGCAAATGATACAACACAGAGTACCGAAGCTAAGCAGCAGTCCGCCTCTGCGTCGTCAGATGCTTCAACAGAATTGCAACAGAGGCTAAATTTCTTTGATGGCTATAAATCGAACTTTGTTCAAGTTGTACGCGATATTGACGGCAATATCATCCATGAGGCGAATGGTAGATTGGTTTTTAAACAACCCGGTAAATTTATTTGGGAAGTAACAGCGCCTGAAGAAGAATTACTGATTTCTAACGGCACTTATGTTTGGTGGTTTAATCCTTTTGTAGAGCAGGTAAGTATTTTTGATGTCAAACAAGCCGTAACACAAACTCCATTTGCGCTTCTTGTCTCTAAAGATTTATCAATTTGGAATACGTTTAATATAGTAAAACAGGGCACTGATTACATTGTTACTCCTAAAGATGAATCACAAGCGCAAGTGGTAAAGTTAAAGTTAGTTTTAGACCAACAACAGTTACAAAAAATAATTATTACTAGTCGTAGTCAACAAGTGAGCGAATATACGCTTAGTGAGCAGAGTAAATTTGAGCCTAACAAAGATATGTTTGAGTTTGAGATACCTTCAGGTGTTGATATAGACGACCAGCGACAATCTCTTCCGACGATAGATGGCAATGTGTCATATTGA